In one window of Branchiostoma lanceolatum isolate klBraLanc5 chromosome 15, klBraLanc5.hap2, whole genome shotgun sequence DNA:
- the LOC136420429 gene encoding protein Wnt-6-like isoform X1 — protein MLFFLFTGGDNRSVYLGARSLRSGWIWRWIAGWGVHSAARTDSPILVRQSAARRYRAAPRDSMRLCEGIHFLVLWVQISHPLHLVSASRLPFSPPTDCRAETLNQISHRAVGSPLVLDHRSICRKTRRLIGKQAEICRKEPEIVQEVVKGAKLGTGECQFQFKERRWNCSTADKFFGRILTQDRGRGNDWWRNLQDIRETAFVYAVTSAGVTFAVTQSCSMGELLQCGCDYQMKGESPDGSWEWGGCGDDIDFGYTKSREFMDAQTRHRSDIRTLLTLHNNEAGRLAVKNFMRTECKCHGLSGSCAVKTCWKKMPIFREVGVRLKERFNGAFQVMGSNNGKYLIPVGDTIKAPTAEDLVYTNESPNFCKRNRKTGSQGTKGRACNATSMGIGGCDLLCCGRGYKERQVVVEENCKCRFHWCCVVKCSKCTAVKTVHECL, from the exons ATGTTGTTCTTCTTGTTTACGGGCGGAGACAACAGGAGTGTTTACCTGGGTGCGAGGTCGCTTCGTTCCGGGTGGATTTGGAGGTGGATTGCCGGGTGGGGGGTCCATTCAGCCGCGAGAACAGACTCTCCTATCCTCGTACGTCAGTCAGCAGCACGCCGCTACCGGGCAGCTCCCAGGGACAGCATGCGCCTATGTGAAGGCATACACTTTCTCGTCCTGTGGGTCCAAATCTCGCA CCCCTTGCACTTAGTGAGTGCTTCCCGTCTCCCCTTCTCGCCACCCACTGACTGTAGGGCCGAAACCTTGAACCAAATTTCCCACAGGGCGGTGGGCAGCCCGCTCGTTCTGGACCACCGGTCGATCTGCCGAAAGACCCGCCGGCTCATCGGCAAGCAGGCGGAGATCTGCCGCAAGGAGCCCGAGATCGTGCAAGAAGTCGTCAAAGGCGCCAAGCTGGGAACGGGGGAGTGCCAGTTTCAGTTTAAGGAGAGAAGATGGAACTGTTCTACTGCTGATAAATTCTTCGGGAGAATTCTTACGCAAG ACCGCGGAAGAGGGAACGATTGGTGGCGAAATTTGCAAG ATATACGTGAGACGGCGTTCGTGTACGCCGTGACGTCAGCAGGCGTGACGTTTGCCGTGACGCAATCCTGCAGCATGGGCGAGTTGCTGCAGTGCGGCTGCGACTACCAG ATGAAGGGGGAGAGCCCGGACGGAAGCTGGGAGTGGGGGGGCTGCGGGGACGACATCGACTTCGGCTACACAAAGTCACGTGAGTTCATGGACGCCCAGACCAGGCACAGGTCCGACATCAGAACGCTCCTGACGCTACACAACAACGAGGCCGGAAGACTG GCTGTAAAGAACTTTATGCGGACGGAGTGCAAGTGCCACGGACTGTCCGGATCATGCGCAGTAAAGACGTGTTGGAAAAAGATGCCGATATTCCGGGAGGTCGGGGTCCGGCTAAAGGAACGATTCAACGGTGCGTTCCAAGTCATGGGATCCAACAACGGCAAATATCTCATCCCAGTCGGAGACACTATCAAAGCCCCTACGGCGGAGGATCTCGTGTACACAAACGAGTCGCCTAATTTTTGCAAAAGGAACAGAAAAACAGGGTCGCAAGGGACCAAAGGACGTGCTTGTAACGCCACGTCCATGGGGATAGGCGGCTGTGACTTGTTGTGTTGCGGGAGAGGGTACAAGGAGAGACAAGTTGTTGTGGAGGAGAACTGCAAGTGTCGTTTCCACTGGTGCTGTGTAGTCAAGTGCTCCAAATGCACGGCCGTCAAAACTGTGCACGAGTGTTTATGA